Proteins from a genomic interval of Sphingopyxis sp. QXT-31:
- a CDS encoding Zn-ribbon domain-containing OB-fold protein, translating to MTYGPARALPGDQIRITTNPDTEPFWQAAKEGRLTACQCGECGHFRMPPTAICPECGSRAKNWPTLPGTATIFSFAICNKNPKNGEDYVYVPVVVDLDGAPGTRLNANVSGCDAEDVHIGMKVSVDWTPIQDGWVLPNFKA from the coding sequence ATGACCTATGGCCCCGCCCGCGCGCTTCCCGGCGACCAGATCCGCATCACCACCAACCCCGACACCGAGCCCTTCTGGCAGGCGGCGAAGGAGGGCAGGCTCACCGCCTGCCAGTGCGGCGAGTGCGGGCATTTCCGCATGCCGCCGACCGCGATCTGCCCCGAATGCGGCAGCCGCGCCAAGAACTGGCCGACGTTGCCCGGCACAGCGACGATCTTCAGCTTCGCGATCTGCAACAAGAACCCGAAAAATGGCGAGGATTATGTCTATGTCCCCGTCGTTGTCGACCTCGACGGCGCCCCGGGCACGCGCCTCAACGCCAATGTGTCGGGCTGCGATGCCGAGGACGTCCATATCGGGATGAAGGTCAGCGTCGACTGGACCCCGATCCAGGACGGCTGGGTCCTCCCCAACTTCAAGGCCTGA
- a CDS encoding thiolase C-terminal domain-containing protein, whose protein sequence is MAWVNQDKCAIVGVGATDYYVRGKSWPRTINDMAAEAIMNACADAGISHKQIDGFSYYSTAGAGYLDKFDTASLMETLGMPHISWSATLTSGGGGCPGAIGLATAGLMNEDCTYTVTLMALQQLPQHRLGVVFGAAAPNPENSFLQPSGLVGPGHLMSVLARRHMHLYGTTQDAFGEVVMATRANTHNRPKAVRKEPLTKEQYDASVMLADPLRRLDFCLETDGAVAVITTTMDRAKDCRHKPAVVHAAAHGGQREWGRAFAWMGMPDPHFASSGHKFTADRVWAQSGLTAKDMDVALIYDHFSPMVLMQLEDYGFCEKGEGNDYVLSGKLRYDPATGKGVNGGVPVNTHGGNLNEAYIIGMTHIVEGVEQVRGTAINQVKDAEFALVSGGPASLPVSSLILRKD, encoded by the coding sequence ATGGCCTGGGTCAATCAGGACAAATGCGCGATCGTCGGCGTCGGGGCGACCGACTATTATGTCCGCGGCAAAAGCTGGCCGCGGACGATCAACGACATGGCGGCCGAGGCGATCATGAACGCCTGCGCCGACGCGGGGATCAGCCACAAGCAGATCGACGGCTTTTCCTATTATTCGACCGCGGGCGCCGGTTATCTCGACAAGTTCGACACGGCCAGCCTGATGGAAACGCTCGGCATGCCGCACATCAGTTGGTCGGCGACTCTGACCAGCGGCGGCGGCGGCTGCCCCGGCGCGATCGGCCTCGCCACCGCGGGGCTGATGAACGAGGATTGCACCTACACCGTCACGCTGATGGCGCTGCAGCAATTGCCGCAGCATCGCCTCGGCGTCGTCTTCGGCGCCGCGGCGCCCAATCCCGAGAATAGTTTCTTGCAGCCCTCGGGCCTCGTCGGCCCCGGCCATCTGATGTCGGTGCTCGCGCGCCGCCACATGCACCTTTACGGCACAACGCAGGACGCCTTCGGCGAGGTCGTGATGGCGACCCGCGCCAACACCCACAACCGCCCCAAGGCGGTGCGCAAGGAGCCGCTGACCAAGGAACAATATGACGCCTCGGTGATGCTCGCCGATCCGCTGCGCCGCCTCGACTTCTGCCTCGAGACCGACGGCGCGGTCGCGGTGATCACGACGACGATGGACCGTGCGAAAGACTGCCGCCACAAACCCGCGGTCGTCCACGCCGCGGCGCATGGTGGCCAGCGCGAATGGGGCCGCGCCTTCGCCTGGATGGGCATGCCCGACCCGCATTTCGCGAGTTCGGGCCATAAATTTACCGCCGACCGCGTCTGGGCGCAGTCGGGGCTGACCGCGAAGGACATGGACGTCGCGCTGATCTACGATCATTTCAGTCCGATGGTGCTGATGCAGCTTGAGGATTATGGCTTTTGCGAGAAAGGCGAGGGCAATGACTATGTCCTCTCCGGCAAGCTGCGCTACGATCCCGCGACGGGCAAGGGCGTCAATGGCGGCGTGCCGGTGAACACCCACGGCGGCAACCTCAACGAAGCCTATATCATCGGCATGACGCACATCGTCGAGGGGGTCGAACAGGTGCGCGGCACCGCGATCAATCAGGTCAAGGACGCCGAATTTGCGCTCGTCTCGGGCGGCCCGGCGTCGCTCCCCGTCTCCAGCCTCATCCTGCGCAAGGACTGA
- a CDS encoding alpha/beta fold hydrolase translates to MSIVEYRGFAGVRLEAEVLGAENDPAVLLLHGAGQTRAVWSGVASALEKAGRRVISLDLRGHGGSEWPEDARYDFEALVEDLRAVLAQMGTRPVVVASTLGGWIASAALERDAAVLASGLVLVDSPVHVDPVLAKRVGERIREAATLAPGQAQWDVRLFDTLDTSAMADRLDGVAAKIALPTLYVRGAISELVTKADAAAFVAQLPDGELVEVENSALVVTDDRADALGGYLIDFLERRAPRGSPEFRAGSDARTFRDALGCFATGVTVVTAICPDGTPVGLTANSFTSVSLDPPLLLVCIANNAGSAPYLRDAERFAVNVLQIGQQPTSNRFAGKGEDRFGVTPWEIGEYGTPVLTGSLSSFECSRDAVHDGGDHFILVGRVLKAIFEPRRDPLLYFRGKYRKLHFA, encoded by the coding sequence ATGAGCATCGTCGAATATCGGGGTTTCGCGGGCGTCCGGCTCGAGGCCGAGGTGCTCGGCGCAGAAAACGATCCCGCGGTGCTGCTGCTCCACGGGGCCGGCCAAACCCGCGCCGTCTGGTCGGGCGTCGCGTCCGCACTCGAAAAAGCCGGGCGTCGGGTGATCAGCCTCGACCTGCGCGGTCACGGCGGCAGCGAATGGCCCGAGGACGCGCGTTACGATTTCGAGGCGCTGGTCGAGGACCTGCGCGCGGTGTTGGCGCAGATGGGCACGCGCCCCGTCGTCGTCGCCTCGACGCTCGGCGGCTGGATCGCCAGCGCGGCGCTCGAACGCGATGCCGCGGTGCTCGCCTCGGGCCTCGTCCTCGTCGATTCGCCGGTTCACGTCGACCCTGTGCTCGCCAAGCGCGTCGGCGAACGCATCCGCGAAGCCGCCACGCTCGCGCCGGGTCAGGCGCAATGGGACGTGCGCCTGTTCGACACGCTCGACACTTCGGCGATGGCCGACCGCCTCGACGGTGTTGCCGCGAAAATCGCGTTGCCGACGCTCTATGTCCGCGGCGCGATCAGCGAGCTCGTCACCAAAGCCGACGCGGCTGCCTTCGTCGCGCAGCTCCCCGACGGCGAGCTCGTCGAGGTCGAGAATAGCGCGCTCGTCGTCACCGACGACCGCGCCGACGCGCTCGGCGGCTACCTCATCGATTTTCTCGAACGCCGCGCCCCGCGCGGCTCGCCCGAATTTCGAGCGGGCAGCGACGCGCGCACCTTCCGCGACGCATTGGGCTGCTTCGCGACCGGGGTCACTGTCGTCACCGCGATCTGCCCCGACGGCACCCCCGTCGGGCTCACCGCGAACAGCTTCACCTCGGTCTCGCTCGATCCGCCGCTATTGCTCGTTTGCATCGCCAACAACGCCGGCAGCGCCCCCTATCTGCGCGACGCCGAGCGCTTTGCGGTCAATGTCCTCCAGATCGGCCAGCAGCCGACCTCGAACCGCTTCGCGGGCAAGGGCGAGGATCGCTTTGGCGTCACCCCGTGGGAGATCGGCGAATATGGCACCCCGGTGCTCACCGGCTCGCTCTCAAGCTTCGAATGTTCGCGCGACGCGGTGCACGACGGCGGCGACCATTTCATTCTCGTCGGGCGGGTGCTGAAGGCGATTTTCGAGCCGCGCCGTGACCCCTTGCTCTACTTCCGCGGCAAATATCGCAAACTCCATTTTGCTTGA
- a CDS encoding FadR/GntR family transcriptional regulator, whose translation MAIATETLATRTARNLANLSLAADPGTHLGAEDDLLARFGVSRPTLRQAAKLVERDRLISIRRGAQGGYYAERPDARDAIQSLARFMRMKGAHLGHVIQVTRPVSEEAAVAAARHRSATDVEALQAFIATIDARDTPRELIAAEVEMARLISGMSGNPVVELILEIGYSFGLDERGSDLYADPDRRARTRAMQRSLCQAIIDGDADIARLMMRRRSDQFDLWLHLGGIEEKKQA comes from the coding sequence ATGGCCATCGCAACCGAGACCCTCGCTACCCGCACCGCGCGGAACCTCGCCAATCTCAGCCTCGCCGCGGACCCAGGCACCCACCTCGGCGCAGAGGACGACCTCCTCGCCCGCTTCGGGGTCAGCCGCCCAACGCTGCGCCAGGCAGCCAAGCTCGTCGAGCGCGACCGCCTCATCAGCATCCGCCGCGGCGCGCAGGGCGGCTATTATGCCGAGCGCCCCGACGCGCGCGACGCGATCCAGTCGCTCGCGCGCTTCATGCGTATGAAGGGCGCACACCTCGGCCATGTCATCCAGGTCACCCGCCCGGTTTCCGAAGAAGCCGCGGTTGCCGCTGCGCGCCACCGTAGCGCGACCGATGTCGAGGCGCTGCAAGCCTTTATCGCCACCATCGACGCGCGCGACACCCCGCGCGAGCTGATCGCCGCCGAAGTCGAGATGGCGCGCCTCATCTCGGGCATGAGCGGCAATCCGGTGGTCGAGCTGATCCTCGAAATCGGATACAGCTTCGGTCTCGACGAACGCGGCAGCGACCTCTACGCCGATCCCGACCGGCGCGCGCGCACCCGCGCGATGCAGCGCAGCCTGTGCCAGGCGATCATCGACGGCGATGCCGACATCGCCCGGCTGATGATGCGCCGCCGGTCGGACCAGTTCGACTTATGGCTGCACCTGGGCGGCATTGAGGAGAAGAAGCAGGCATGA
- a CDS encoding amidohydrolase family protein, translating into MKPFVFSADSHIMEPSDIFLNGLPASLKDHAIHARMEGEYLVTGTKDKIIYRLRVGQHREKQLGDAQRRGIREIAGRLEDMELEGIDSEICFPSLGLWLYCLDSPDAEAASARLYNDWNDSFLGGHPNRFVRCGMLPVLDFSNTLAELDYLASKGFTAAMLPAVTPPGLPKYNNEAWDPVFAKGAALGVVFVMHTGTGLESVIVERGPGAGIINYTNQMNDAQHSAMYLTAGGVLDRNPGAKVAFIESGASWLVALAERMDEVSVAHANFVFPKLSRSPSQIVDDQIWASFQHDRACIASAAAGLPGAKNVMWGSDYPHAEGTFPISRRIVDELFEGMEVSDEVRRNILGLNAARLFGLEPRVATSAKVAA; encoded by the coding sequence ATGAAACCCTTTGTGTTCAGCGCCGACAGCCACATCATGGAACCGTCGGACATCTTCCTCAATGGCCTGCCCGCCTCGCTCAAGGACCATGCGATCCACGCGCGAATGGAGGGCGAATATCTGGTCACCGGGACCAAGGACAAGATCATCTATCGCCTGCGCGTCGGGCAGCATCGCGAGAAGCAGCTCGGCGATGCGCAGCGGCGTGGTATCCGCGAGATCGCGGGACGGCTCGAGGATATGGAGCTGGAGGGGATCGACAGCGAAATCTGTTTCCCGTCGCTGGGCTTGTGGCTCTATTGCCTCGACAGCCCCGATGCCGAGGCGGCGTCGGCGCGGCTGTACAACGACTGGAACGACAGTTTCCTCGGCGGGCACCCGAACCGTTTCGTGCGCTGCGGCATGCTGCCGGTGCTCGATTTTTCGAACACGCTGGCCGAGCTCGATTATCTGGCATCGAAGGGTTTTACCGCGGCGATGCTGCCCGCGGTGACACCGCCGGGGCTGCCGAAGTACAACAATGAAGCTTGGGATCCGGTGTTCGCCAAGGGCGCGGCGCTGGGGGTGGTGTTCGTGATGCACACCGGCACCGGGCTCGAAAGTGTGATCGTCGAGCGCGGGCCGGGCGCGGGGATCATCAACTACACCAACCAGATGAACGACGCGCAGCACAGCGCGATGTACCTGACCGCGGGCGGCGTGCTCGACCGCAATCCGGGCGCGAAGGTCGCGTTTATCGAGAGCGGCGCGAGCTGGCTCGTCGCGCTCGCCGAGCGGATGGACGAGGTGTCCGTCGCGCACGCGAATTTCGTGTTTCCCAAGCTGTCGCGCTCGCCGAGCCAGATCGTCGACGACCAGATCTGGGCGAGCTTCCAGCACGACCGCGCCTGCATCGCGTCGGCCGCCGCGGGGCTGCCGGGGGCGAAGAATGTGATGTGGGGGTCGGACTATCCGCACGCCGAGGGCACCTTCCCGATCAGCCGCCGCATCGTCGACGAGCTGTTCGAGGGGATGGAGGTTAGCGATGAGGTGCGGCGGAATATCCTGGGGCTGAACGCCGCGCGGCTGTTCGGGCTGGAGCCCAGGGTTGCGACGAGCGCAAAGGTGGCGGCTTAG
- a CDS encoding MFS transporter: MSSEISSRRGLTLGLLVVVAVLSYVDRQVFTLFQDDIKVELGLDDGQLGLLTGIAFAAFYALAAFPIARYADRGDRRLVIAVCVSIWSAATALSAFAHSFWQMLLARIGLAAAEAGAGPAGMSLLTDIFPKDRRTTIISVMLAANAVGLSGGLALAGWLSQWYDWRTVFLIVGLPGIAVGLLVYLLAAEPRRRGVVEPVAPPQTSLGEVLRTMGASTSLRWVGLLLCMVPLTGFAFILWGASFFQRVHGMDKTETGFWLGGAMAAGLVIGNLVAGWVSDRYGKADPRFNGWFAGIGLLVSFPFGVGFALAGNAYVALACFVVVKFMMTLHLGPIIALCFAQVPVQMRAMMSATINMFIGLAGVGLGGTVAGYLSKAFTPGYGDLSLQPSLAILSGCLLVGGIAAIMAGRTAKPLVE; encoded by the coding sequence ATGTCTTCGGAAATCTCGAGCCGCCGCGGTCTGACGCTGGGCCTGCTCGTCGTCGTCGCGGTCCTCAGCTACGTCGACCGCCAGGTCTTCACCTTGTTCCAGGACGACATCAAGGTCGAGCTCGGGCTCGACGACGGCCAGCTCGGGCTGCTCACCGGTATCGCCTTCGCCGCCTTCTACGCGCTCGCGGCCTTTCCGATCGCGCGCTACGCCGACCGTGGCGACCGCCGTCTGGTCATCGCCGTCTGCGTCTCGATCTGGAGCGCCGCGACCGCGCTCTCGGCCTTCGCGCACAGCTTCTGGCAGATGCTGCTCGCGCGCATCGGCCTCGCCGCGGCCGAGGCGGGGGCGGGCCCCGCGGGCATGTCCTTGCTCACCGACATCTTCCCCAAGGACCGCCGCACGACGATCATCTCGGTGATGCTCGCCGCTAATGCGGTCGGCCTGTCGGGCGGGCTCGCGCTCGCGGGCTGGTTGTCGCAATGGTACGACTGGCGCACCGTCTTCCTGATCGTCGGCCTACCGGGCATTGCCGTCGGTCTGCTCGTCTATCTGCTCGCCGCCGAACCTCGCCGCCGCGGCGTCGTCGAACCGGTGGCCCCGCCGCAGACCAGCCTCGGCGAAGTCCTCCGCACCATGGGCGCCAGCACCTCGCTTCGCTGGGTCGGCCTGCTGCTCTGCATGGTCCCTCTCACCGGCTTCGCCTTCATCCTGTGGGGCGCCTCCTTCTTCCAGCGCGTGCACGGCATGGACAAGACCGAGACCGGCTTCTGGCTCGGCGGCGCGATGGCCGCGGGGCTCGTCATCGGCAATCTCGTCGCGGGCTGGGTCAGCGATCGTTATGGCAAGGCCGACCCGCGCTTCAACGGCTGGTTCGCCGGCATCGGCCTGCTCGTCAGCTTCCCCTTCGGCGTCGGTTTCGCGCTCGCCGGGAACGCCTATGTTGCGCTCGCCTGCTTCGTCGTGGTTAAGTTTATGATGACGCTGCACCTCGGCCCGATCATCGCACTCTGCTTCGCGCAGGTGCCGGTGCAGATGCGCGCGATGATGTCGGCGACGATCAACATGTTCATCGGGCTGGCGGGGGTCGGGCTGGGCGGCACCGTCGCGGGCTATCTCAGCAAGGCCTTCACGCCGGGCTATGGCGATCTCTCGCTGCAGCCGTCGCTGGCGATCCTGTCGGGATGCTTGCTGGTCGGCGGGATTGCCGCGATCATGGCGGGGCGGACCGCGAAGCCGCTGGTGGAGTAA